A genomic window from Methanomassiliicoccales archaeon includes:
- a CDS encoding indole-3-glycerol-phosphate synthase, with the protein MSKKRSLKKAIEEYHMFPIIAEVKHASPSDGRITDRSSYDLIEAYKKGGAAALSVLTEPKYFGGRIKTLTIATQSGIPCLMKDIIVSETQIKAGALLGADAVLVIERLNSMAVDIDYLIDEAHRLGLEVLLEVANRDEMRSAITRDADMIGINQRDLSSMKLDYSKGVQILFEFRDKCDLPLIVMSGISSSAQIRELRNTGANGVLIGTALCASSDPSEFLRHLAVKR; encoded by the coding sequence ATGAGTAAAAAACGCTCCTTGAAAAAGGCCATTGAAGAATATCATATGTTTCCTATCATTGCAGAGGTCAAGCACGCTTCTCCATCCGATGGAAGAATCACTGATAGGTCATCATATGACTTAATTGAGGCATATAAAAAAGGTGGCGCAGCTGCTCTATCTGTACTGACTGAACCAAAGTATTTTGGAGGAAGAATTAAAACGTTGACCATAGCGACTCAATCTGGCATTCCATGCTTGATGAAGGACATTATTGTTTCTGAGACTCAAATAAAAGCTGGTGCTCTTTTGGGCGCTGACGCTGTCTTGGTGATTGAGCGTTTGAATTCTATGGCAGTAGACATCGATTACCTTATAGACGAGGCTCACAGATTAGGACTGGAAGTTTTGTTAGAAGTCGCGAATCGGGACGAGATGCGCAGCGCGATAACTAGAGATGCGGATATGATTGGCATCAATCAACGTGATCTTTCCTCCATGAAATTAGATTATTCCAAAGGCGTGCAGATTTTATTCGAATTTCGCGATAAATGCGATCTTCCGCTTATAGTGATGAGTGGAATTAGTAGTTCTGCTCAGATAAGAGAATTACGCAATACTGGTGCTAATGGGGTACTTATCGGAACTGCTCTCTGCGCCTCGTCAGATCCTAGTGAGTTTCTTCGCCATCTGGCGGTGAAAAGATGA